One genomic segment of Spirochaeta cellobiosiphila DSM 17781 includes these proteins:
- the lptB gene encoding LPS export ABC transporter ATP-binding protein, with protein sequence MNSETLQVLELRKEFGKKVAVKNVSFSMNKGEVVGLLGPNGAGKTTIFYMIAGFITPTKGIIKLNNQNITKVAMYKRARQGISYLPQEASVFRKLSVENNIYSILETRQDLSKIQKKETLNELIDELGLDHIRKQHAYTLSGGERRRTEIARALAIEPHFLLLDEPFAGIDPIAVGEIKGIIKKLADKDIGVLITDHNVHYTLEITHRSYIINQGEILVSGSRNEIINNDLAKKFYLGQDFKMYID encoded by the coding sequence ATGAACAGTGAAACCCTTCAAGTATTGGAGCTCCGCAAAGAATTCGGAAAGAAAGTTGCTGTTAAGAATGTTAGCTTTAGTATGAATAAAGGGGAAGTCGTTGGACTTTTAGGCCCTAATGGTGCAGGGAAAACTACAATCTTCTATATGATTGCTGGATTCATAACACCCACTAAAGGTATTATTAAGCTTAATAATCAGAATATAACTAAAGTAGCTATGTATAAAAGAGCCAGACAGGGTATTTCCTATTTACCTCAGGAAGCCTCTGTATTTCGTAAGCTCAGTGTAGAAAATAATATCTACTCTATCCTTGAAACACGACAGGACTTGAGTAAAATACAAAAAAAAGAAACTCTTAATGAATTAATTGATGAACTTGGTCTAGATCATATCCGAAAACAACATGCTTATACTTTATCAGGAGGAGAGCGACGAAGAACAGAAATAGCCAGAGCTTTAGCTATAGAACCGCATTTCCTTCTTCTTGATGAACCTTTTGCCGGTATTGATCCTATTGCCGTAGGAGAAATCAAAGGTATTATCAAAAAACTGGCAGATAAGGATATTGGAGTCCTTATAACAGATCATAATGTTCATTATACCCTTGAGATCACCCACCGATCGTATATAATCAATCAAGGAGAAATCCTCGTATCCGGTTCCAGGAATGAAATAATAAATAACGATTTGGCTAAAAAGTTTTACTTGGGACAGGATTTCAAGATGTATATTGATTGA
- the lptC gene encoding LPS export ABC transporter periplasmic protein LptC, giving the protein MSNKVFIGIIVILLSSCSLDYEGANLAESLEDDIPNSELDNFKQTVIEQGQIRFSIEAQKAKIFTEKTKSLLYEAQFNEFEDGQQITHGQSDYIMYDDQKRDANLKGNIIIDSLKEATAIKADELNWNEEKQTLAGTSEGLVRVEQQEGSLMYGTGFEVNLKYNFIRFNHFIKGQYASEN; this is encoded by the coding sequence ATGTCAAATAAGGTCTTTATTGGGATAATAGTTATCCTCCTTAGTAGTTGCTCCTTAGATTATGAAGGAGCCAACTTAGCAGAATCTTTGGAGGATGATATCCCCAATAGTGAACTTGATAATTTCAAACAAACAGTTATAGAGCAAGGTCAAATACGTTTTAGCATTGAGGCTCAAAAAGCTAAGATATTCACAGAAAAAACAAAATCTCTATTGTATGAGGCTCAATTTAATGAGTTTGAAGATGGGCAACAGATAACTCATGGCCAATCTGATTACATCATGTATGATGATCAGAAAAGAGATGCTAATCTCAAGGGGAATATAATAATTGATTCTCTGAAGGAAGCAACTGCTATAAAAGCGGATGAACTTAATTGGAACGAGGAAAAACAAACTCTGGCAGGAACATCAGAAGGCTTAGTTAGGGTTGAACAACAAGAAGGTAGTTTGATGTATGGAACAGGCTTTGAAGTTAATCTTAAATACAATTTTATTAGGTTTAATCATTTCATTAAGGGCCAATATGCATCGGAAAATTAG
- a CDS encoding (2Fe-2S) ferredoxin domain-containing protein gives MEKPDRHILVCASFRAAGTPQGVCHKKGAFNFVQYLETELMDRDELGTVMVSTTGCLKVCDRGPAMVIYPEGKWYGGFESEDDIDEILDALEEGEGADQFLLAE, from the coding sequence ATGGAAAAACCAGACAGGCATATTTTGGTCTGTGCAAGCTTTAGAGCCGCTGGAACTCCTCAGGGAGTATGCCATAAAAAAGGCGCCTTTAATTTTGTACAGTATCTGGAAACAGAACTCATGGATCGGGATGAATTAGGGACTGTAATGGTTTCGACAACTGGTTGCTTAAAGGTATGTGACCGTGGGCCAGCCATGGTGATTTATCCTGAAGGCAAATGGTATGGAGGATTCGAATCAGAAGATGATATTGATGAAATCCTCGATGCACTTGAAGAAGGGGAAGGGGCTGATCAGTTTCTTCTTGCGGAATAA
- the rpoN gene encoding RNA polymerase factor sigma-54: MQFQKPVMRQEQRLKMSPQLFQSIQLMTLPVQELSQRIHDEVEKNPALEILSEKPLSSLSGEEPSGEADYFENTSDPGYSPQLASEKSDNKRQFLEGAISRPESLHEHLLWQLQLEILTPQQMKVGELLINNLNEDGFHIEDPETLVKSNELDILYSVMEIIQEFEPEGTCTADVHESLIVQSQVLEGAPKELSVILTEHWNLLEKGKIDELIKATGFNSWDITHALDYLKDKLSPFPGRKFSQESATLVVPDLMLRTREGEFILVLNDEEIPVLGVDSLFQQLMKNKEDRKAKQFVTSRVKDAQFFIRSIQQRNDTLLKVARTIIEFQRDFFYKGPKYLVPLTLKDIAEEVGVHEATVSRLTNGKYLQTEKGIYELKYFFSNSVGTSSGNPSRYSKEGVKEIIREILEENTSGKKLSDQKISDILQTRGIKVARRTVAKYRGELDISSSYSRQ; the protein is encoded by the coding sequence TTGCAGTTTCAAAAACCTGTAATGCGACAAGAACAGCGCCTCAAGATGAGCCCGCAGTTATTTCAGTCAATTCAACTGATGACACTGCCTGTTCAAGAATTGTCACAACGCATACATGACGAGGTTGAAAAGAACCCTGCATTAGAAATACTCTCGGAAAAGCCCTTATCCTCCTTAAGTGGAGAGGAACCCTCAGGGGAAGCAGATTACTTTGAAAACACATCAGACCCTGGATATTCTCCTCAATTAGCTAGTGAGAAGTCTGACAATAAGCGACAATTTCTGGAAGGTGCTATTAGCCGACCCGAAAGCCTTCATGAACATCTATTATGGCAGCTTCAACTTGAAATCCTCACCCCCCAACAGATGAAGGTGGGGGAACTTCTTATCAATAATTTGAACGAAGATGGTTTTCATATAGAAGATCCAGAAACTCTTGTTAAAAGCAATGAATTGGATATCCTTTATAGTGTAATGGAAATAATACAGGAATTCGAACCAGAAGGAACTTGTACAGCCGATGTCCATGAGTCATTAATTGTACAGAGTCAGGTACTGGAAGGAGCCCCTAAAGAGCTGTCTGTTATACTAACAGAGCATTGGAATTTACTAGAAAAGGGTAAGATTGATGAGCTTATTAAAGCAACTGGCTTTAATAGTTGGGATATTACTCATGCTTTGGATTACTTAAAGGATAAATTAAGTCCTTTTCCCGGGAGAAAGTTTTCTCAAGAATCAGCCACACTAGTTGTTCCTGACTTAATGTTAAGAACGAGAGAAGGTGAGTTTATCCTTGTATTAAATGACGAAGAAATACCCGTCTTAGGGGTAGATTCCTTATTCCAACAACTCATGAAGAATAAAGAAGACAGGAAGGCCAAACAATTTGTAACATCCAGAGTGAAAGACGCCCAATTTTTTATTAGAAGTATTCAACAACGTAATGATACATTACTAAAAGTAGCCAGGACAATAATAGAGTTCCAGAGAGACTTTTTTTATAAAGGACCAAAGTACCTGGTTCCTCTTACTCTTAAGGATATAGCCGAGGAGGTGGGTGTTCACGAAGCGACCGTGTCCAGACTAACTAACGGCAAATATTTACAAACAGAGAAGGGTATATATGAACTAAAGTATTTCTTTTCCAACTCCGTAGGAACTAGCTCTGGTAATCCCAGCCGCTATTCCAAAGAAGGAGTCAAAGAAATCATAAGAGAAATTTTGGAAGAAAATACCTCGGGGAAGAAATTATCAGATCAAAAAATATCTGATATTTTACAGACCCGTGGAATAAAAGTAGCGAGGAGGACGGTGGCTAAGTATCGAGGAGAACTCGATATATCATCATCCTACTCAAGACAATAA
- a CDS encoding LptA/OstA family protein has translation MHRKISLYIFLIISLIPCYGDDFSFYADSVISSIAKGDEKTQLLGHAKIVTETLTITADKIEIYGSNYRFANCEGNVYVNDTDKGIKLSSNSMLYDRELDISKVQGQAQMEDLRNELIVKGSYLENRGQEEITIIQVGVRVLKADLICRSEFALYRRQTDQLELSGFPYVESKGDIYEASRIHINLDTEEINLYGDVSGTVNQEEKPEETLDQNQQDKPNEQ, from the coding sequence ATGCATCGGAAAATTAGCCTATATATATTTTTAATCATTAGCCTTATCCCCTGCTATGGAGATGACTTTTCCTTCTATGCAGATTCGGTCATATCCTCTATTGCCAAAGGCGATGAAAAAACCCAACTCCTTGGCCATGCCAAAATAGTCACAGAGACCTTAACAATTACAGCGGATAAGATTGAAATATACGGAAGTAATTACCGTTTTGCTAATTGTGAGGGTAATGTCTATGTAAATGACACGGACAAAGGTATCAAACTTAGTTCTAACAGTATGCTTTATGATAGAGAACTTGATATTAGTAAAGTTCAAGGCCAGGCGCAAATGGAAGACCTAAGAAATGAACTGATTGTAAAAGGCTCTTACCTCGAAAACCGTGGCCAGGAAGAAATCACTATTATTCAAGTTGGTGTTAGGGTATTAAAAGCAGATCTTATATGCCGTTCTGAGTTTGCCTTATATCGAAGACAAACAGATCAACTTGAATTATCAGGCTTCCCTTATGTGGAATCAAAAGGAGACATATACGAAGCGAGTCGTATTCATATCAATCTTGATACAGAAGAGATAAATCTCTATGGAGATGTATCAGGTACGGTCAACCAGGAAGAAAAACCCGAAGAGACTCTCGATCAGAATCAACAGGATAAACCAAATGAACAGTGA
- a CDS encoding bifunctional nuclease domain-containing protein, translating to MELISLTIKGILLQDDSLQPYLIMQSFEGNRILPLSISASSASQLILQIENAEANHSGYFLSELWNKHHFLLKQLLIIKGRNYPYEGTLHYKKGLRKHRISIPISSGISFAIHQKVPILTDISNTLLLTDYPIYNTNLDWERGNLETIDSFRHDQPFM from the coding sequence ATGGAATTAATATCCTTAACTATAAAAGGCATACTGTTACAGGACGATTCTCTGCAACCCTACCTCATTATGCAGTCATTTGAGGGCAACCGCATCCTACCCTTATCAATATCGGCTTCCTCAGCTAGTCAATTGATACTACAAATAGAAAACGCTGAAGCTAATCATTCAGGATACTTTCTAAGTGAACTCTGGAATAAGCATCATTTTCTTCTTAAGCAATTGCTTATCATAAAAGGAAGGAATTATCCATATGAAGGTACATTACATTATAAGAAAGGTTTAAGAAAACACAGAATTTCCATTCCAATATCATCAGGAATATCTTTTGCAATCCATCAAAAGGTCCCTATCCTTACAGATATTTCCAATACCCTCTTATTAACAGACTATCCTATCTATAATACTAACTTGGATTGGGAGCGGGGGAACCTGGAAACAATTGACTCTTTTAGGCATGACCAACCCTTCATGTAA
- the hpf gene encoding ribosome hibernation-promoting factor, HPF/YfiA family has translation MNLTVKAVHYNLSDTTRDFIDKKLEKLNHVKEIIVDFALTITKEKQHYRAEATIHYRWNKDAHFHDDEKELYKAIEILIDKVELATTKEKEKIKTHTGVDKREVVEE, from the coding sequence ATGAACTTAACTGTTAAAGCTGTACACTACAACTTGTCTGACACGACGAGGGACTTCATTGACAAAAAATTGGAAAAACTAAATCATGTCAAAGAAATCATAGTCGATTTCGCCCTAACTATTACAAAAGAAAAGCAGCACTATCGTGCAGAGGCAACGATTCATTATCGTTGGAACAAAGACGCTCATTTTCATGATGATGAAAAGGAGTTATACAAAGCCATTGAGATTTTAATTGATAAGGTTGAATTGGCAACTACAAAGGAAAAGGAAAAAATAAAAACCCATACAGGTGTCGATAAGAGAGAGGTTGTTGAAGAATAA
- a CDS encoding radical SAM protein, which produces MSKKHPCFNKKDHATSARVHIPVAPKCNVQCNFCNRKYDCVNESRPGVTSAVLTPLQALEYFKEVKEKLSNLAVVGIAGPGDPMANPEATIETFRLIREEDPDMTFCLSTNGLALAEHIDELKTVGVSHLTITMNGLDEQILADTYSWIRPKVKIFRGLAAGQEIKRRQLEALDAALAAGFEIKINTILLPGVNDKEIPKLAEFLKDKGVKVHNILPLKPVEGTPFGVLEEPSRELIHQVRSEAQKFLPQMTHCMRCRADAVGLLGQKSPEELVQALIKASMGVPRKTRPYVGVTSREGFLVNEHLGEATHIRIYKYEDGRTVPVERRASPGKGTGNDRWEALAELLKDCAALLVSGIGPKPQKVLTQSGIAIHMMEGLISEGVERIYTSKSMDSLKPRQAFSCGSSCQGTAQGCG; this is translated from the coding sequence ATGAGTAAGAAACATCCCTGTTTCAACAAAAAAGACCACGCTACCAGTGCCAGAGTTCATATCCCAGTCGCTCCTAAATGTAATGTACAATGTAATTTTTGTAATAGAAAATATGACTGTGTTAATGAAAGCAGACCTGGCGTTACAAGTGCCGTGTTAACACCACTCCAGGCATTGGAGTACTTCAAGGAAGTTAAGGAGAAGCTTAGTAATCTAGCCGTTGTTGGTATCGCTGGACCTGGTGATCCTATGGCCAATCCTGAAGCTACCATTGAAACCTTTAGACTCATTAGGGAAGAAGATCCAGACATGACCTTCTGTTTGAGCACTAACGGTTTGGCCCTTGCAGAACACATTGATGAGCTGAAGACTGTAGGAGTCAGCCACCTGACTATAACGATGAATGGTCTGGATGAACAGATTCTTGCTGATACTTATAGTTGGATCAGACCTAAGGTCAAAATATTTAGAGGTTTGGCTGCTGGACAGGAAATAAAACGAAGGCAGCTTGAGGCATTGGATGCTGCTTTAGCTGCAGGTTTTGAGATCAAGATCAACACTATTTTACTTCCTGGGGTTAATGATAAAGAGATCCCCAAGCTTGCTGAATTTTTAAAAGATAAAGGGGTAAAGGTTCATAATATTCTACCTCTAAAACCTGTAGAAGGAACTCCTTTTGGCGTACTAGAAGAGCCCAGTCGTGAACTGATTCATCAGGTTAGGTCAGAGGCTCAAAAATTTTTACCACAGATGACTCACTGTATGCGATGTAGAGCAGATGCTGTTGGCTTACTTGGTCAGAAAAGTCCTGAAGAATTAGTACAGGCGTTAATTAAAGCAAGTATGGGAGTTCCCAGAAAAACAAGACCCTATGTTGGTGTAACTAGCCGGGAAGGATTTCTTGTTAATGAACACCTTGGAGAAGCTACTCACATACGAATATATAAGTATGAAGATGGTAGAACTGTTCCAGTAGAGCGAAGAGCTTCACCAGGAAAGGGCACGGGTAATGATCGTTGGGAAGCCCTGGCTGAATTATTAAAAGATTGTGCTGCTTTACTTGTCAGTGGTATTGGGCCTAAGCCTCAAAAAGTCCTTACCCAATCAGGGATCGCTATTCATATGATGGAAGGGTTAATATCTGAGGGTGTAGAAAGGATTTACACATCAAAAAGTATGGACTCCCTTAAACCAAGACAAGCATTTAGTTGTGGTTCTTCTTGTCAGGGAACGGCACAAGGTTGTGGTTGA
- a CDS encoding CTP synthase — translation MKKYIFVTGGVCSSLGKGIAAASLGSLLECRGFTVRMIKVDPYINVDAGTMSPYQHGEVYVTDDGAETDLDLGNYSRFTGSTLNQANSITTGQVYQSVIKKEREGRYLGKTVQVIPHITDEIKQRIYKIGEDPNVDFTVIEVGGTVGDIESIPFLEAARQMIHDIGRENVLSVHLTLVPTVTGGELKTKPTQHSVKELQSIGIQPDILLCRAAVELDPSMRRKIASFTNVQLDSVLTARDVNTTIYEIPLIYHNQGLDELVLKKMGMTIPSIDLSPWQHVVDIFNTAKQTAKIALVGKYVDLGDAYKSIDEALVHGGIGNGSKVKIIKIDSEQLEKEERPLDEVFKDIDGILIPGGFGQRGIQGMIDTAKYARENKIPLLGICLGMQVMVIEYSRNKAQLDEADSSEFKPDGPQSVVSLLEEQINVQSYGGTMRLGRSETHLKENTKIWHIYGSDVIFERHRHRYEVTNSYKDQLTENGLLINGYTPDGSLVETVEWPDHPWGIGVQYHPEFLSKPFKPHPLFKSFVEAALKNVK, via the coding sequence ATGAAGAAGTATATTTTTGTTACAGGCGGGGTGTGTTCCAGCCTTGGAAAGGGGATAGCAGCTGCGTCCTTAGGGAGTCTACTAGAGTGTAGGGGATTTACGGTTCGAATGATCAAAGTAGATCCCTATATTAATGTTGATGCAGGGACTATGAGTCCTTATCAACATGGAGAAGTTTATGTTACCGACGATGGCGCCGAAACGGATCTAGACCTTGGTAACTATTCCAGATTCACCGGATCTACTCTTAATCAAGCCAATTCCATTACAACCGGACAGGTGTATCAATCTGTTATTAAGAAAGAACGTGAAGGTCGATATCTTGGTAAGACTGTACAAGTCATCCCTCATATTACAGATGAAATTAAACAGCGTATCTATAAAATTGGAGAAGATCCTAATGTAGATTTTACTGTTATTGAGGTGGGGGGAACAGTTGGAGATATAGAATCCATTCCTTTCCTAGAAGCCGCTCGTCAAATGATTCATGATATTGGTCGGGAAAATGTTCTATCCGTTCATCTCACATTAGTTCCTACTGTCACTGGTGGTGAATTAAAAACAAAACCAACACAGCATTCAGTAAAAGAACTACAATCTATAGGTATTCAACCTGATATTCTATTATGCCGTGCTGCAGTTGAACTTGATCCATCCATGCGAAGAAAAATTGCAAGTTTTACCAATGTTCAGTTGGACTCAGTCCTAACCGCACGGGATGTTAATACAACAATTTATGAAATTCCTTTAATTTACCATAATCAGGGTCTGGATGAATTAGTTCTTAAAAAGATGGGAATGACGATTCCTTCTATTGATCTAAGTCCTTGGCAACATGTAGTGGACATATTCAACACAGCGAAACAAACTGCAAAGATAGCCCTGGTTGGTAAGTACGTCGACTTGGGAGATGCCTACAAATCCATTGATGAAGCCTTGGTTCATGGTGGTATTGGTAATGGTTCTAAAGTTAAGATAATCAAAATTGATTCAGAACAACTAGAAAAAGAAGAACGGCCCCTTGATGAAGTATTCAAGGATATTGATGGGATTCTCATTCCTGGAGGATTTGGTCAACGAGGAATTCAAGGAATGATCGACACAGCTAAATACGCTAGAGAGAATAAAATTCCCCTATTAGGAATCTGTCTTGGTATGCAGGTGATGGTTATTGAGTATTCTCGAAATAAAGCTCAACTGGACGAAGCAGATTCTTCCGAGTTCAAACCAGATGGTCCTCAATCTGTTGTAAGTCTATTGGAAGAGCAAATTAATGTTCAATCCTATGGGGGAACCATGCGTTTAGGTCGAAGCGAAACCCATCTTAAGGAAAACACTAAGATTTGGCATATCTATGGTTCAGATGTTATATTCGAAAGACATCGTCACAGATATGAAGTAACCAATAGTTATAAAGACCAGTTAACTGAAAATGGACTTCTTATTAATGGTTATACTCCAGATGGCTCTCTTGTAGAAACTGTTGAATGGCCTGATCATCCCTGGGGTATTGGTGTTCAGTATCATCCGGAATTCTTATCCAAACCATTTAAACCACATCCACTGTTTAAGAGTTTTGTTGAAGCCGCCCTTAAGAATGTCAAATAA
- a CDS encoding nitrogenase component 1, whose product MKTATQNACKLCTPLGACLAFKGVEGCIPLLHGSQGCATYMRRYTISHYREPIDIASTSFTEDTAIFGGGRNLTTAINNLISQYNPQAIGIASTCLTETIGEDMNLLLSEFRKQHGENPLPTLFNVSTPSYRGTHADGYWAAIGAILSSLAKQEFPRNLGVITPGLVSPEDLRQLKKVFKVYDYPLLLMGDYSETLDGGVWESYKKISPGGVPVEQISQAGDASFCIDFTTLTQNGGTKYLGDNLNKQRFTIPMPIGVQLSDRFHRLMRKLTGKEIPEEFVVMRNRLLDAYTDAHKYTFGKKAVVYGEAELVLSMAVFLEEIGIVPVLCATGSDTKLLKAEIEQNLKHPEKVQVEVDLDFDDLTSLVHKGDADFLIGNSKGYKLSKALDIPLIRIGFPIHDRFGAARVKHIDYEGSLTLFDRVVNTLIEIKQNTSEIGYTYI is encoded by the coding sequence ATGAAAACCGCTACACAAAACGCTTGTAAGTTATGTACGCCATTGGGTGCATGCTTAGCTTTTAAAGGAGTAGAGGGTTGTATTCCTCTCCTCCATGGATCCCAAGGTTGTGCCACTTATATGAGGCGCTACACGATTTCCCATTATAGAGAACCCATTGATATTGCTTCTACTTCGTTTACAGAAGATACGGCTATTTTTGGTGGAGGACGTAACTTAACAACAGCTATTAACAACTTAATAAGTCAATATAATCCACAGGCTATTGGTATTGCTTCTACCTGTCTAACAGAAACAATAGGTGAAGATATGAATTTATTGTTATCCGAGTTTCGTAAACAACATGGTGAAAACCCGTTACCAACATTGTTCAATGTATCAACTCCAAGTTATAGAGGTACCCATGCAGATGGTTATTGGGCCGCTATAGGTGCGATTCTTTCTTCGTTAGCCAAACAGGAGTTCCCTCGTAATTTGGGTGTTATCACACCAGGATTAGTCAGTCCTGAAGATCTAAGACAGCTCAAGAAAGTCTTCAAAGTCTATGATTATCCCCTATTATTGATGGGCGATTATTCGGAGACATTAGACGGTGGAGTCTGGGAGTCCTATAAAAAGATCTCACCAGGTGGAGTTCCTGTTGAACAAATTTCTCAAGCAGGTGATGCCTCTTTCTGTATCGACTTTACAACTCTTACTCAAAATGGGGGTACTAAGTACCTAGGGGATAATCTTAATAAACAAAGGTTTACAATTCCTATGCCTATTGGTGTACAGCTGTCTGATAGATTTCACAGATTAATGCGTAAGCTAACAGGCAAGGAAATCCCAGAAGAGTTTGTTGTCATGCGTAACCGTCTACTTGATGCCTATACAGATGCTCATAAATATACTTTTGGTAAGAAAGCTGTTGTCTATGGAGAAGCAGAATTAGTTTTGTCCATGGCTGTATTTCTAGAAGAAATAGGTATTGTTCCTGTCCTTTGTGCAACAGGATCTGATACGAAATTATTAAAGGCAGAAATAGAACAAAATCTAAAACATCCGGAAAAGGTACAAGTAGAAGTTGATTTAGATTTCGATGATTTGACCAGTCTAGTACATAAGGGAGACGCAGATTTCCTCATTGGTAATAGTAAAGGATATAAGTTGTCCAAAGCATTGGACATACCCTTAATCAGAATTGGTTTTCCCATACATGACCGCTTTGGTGCTGCTAGAGTTAAACATATAGATTACGAAGGAAGTCTGACCCTTTTTGATAGGGTAGTGAATACCTTAATCGAGATAAAGCAAAATACTTCGGAAATAGGATACACCTACATTTAG
- a CDS encoding CheR family methyltransferase — protein MSEFLSDGVFGKFRDLIYNSSGIHFSESNRTILESRLKERLKKSGLDSVEAYFDQINSDTEELKGLLDSVTTNLTRFFRNTSHFETFENYVIPDLVKRKQAKGDYKFRLWSAGCSTGEEPYSLAMVLKDKLPSNFTIDITASDLSLKSLMTAKEGFYKEARINGIPDDYLKRFTTQKADGYVINDEIKKMIKFDYHNLKYDSGLTNLDIIFCRNVLIYFDEPAQEAVVNRFYQALDSHSYLFIGHSEPLFGMNTKFQFLKTDWACIYSKILD, from the coding sequence ATGTCAGAGTTCTTAAGCGACGGAGTTTTTGGGAAATTTCGTGATTTGATATATAACTCTAGTGGTATCCACTTTTCAGAATCGAATAGAACGATTTTGGAATCTAGGTTAAAGGAACGTCTTAAAAAATCTGGTTTGGATTCGGTGGAAGCCTATTTTGATCAGATTAATTCAGATACAGAAGAATTAAAAGGTTTGCTTGACTCTGTGACAACAAACCTAACGCGTTTCTTTAGAAATACAAGCCATTTTGAAACATTTGAAAATTACGTCATACCCGATTTAGTTAAGCGCAAACAGGCCAAAGGGGATTACAAATTCCGTTTATGGAGTGCTGGGTGCTCTACAGGGGAAGAACCTTATTCTTTAGCCATGGTTTTAAAGGATAAGCTACCTTCAAATTTTACTATTGATATAACAGCTTCTGATTTGAGTTTAAAGTCATTAATGACTGCTAAAGAAGGATTCTACAAAGAGGCGCGTATTAATGGTATTCCTGATGATTACTTAAAAAGATTCACAACACAAAAAGCAGATGGTTATGTTATCAATGATGAGATCAAAAAAATGATCAAATTCGACTATCATAACCTAAAATATGACAGTGGATTGACCAATCTGGATATTATCTTTTGCCGGAATGTGCTTATATACTTCGATGAACCAGCCCAAGAGGCCGTGGTCAATCGCTTTTATCAAGCATTGGATAGCCACTCCTATTTGTTTATAGGTCACTCTGAGCCGTTATTTGGTATGAATACGAAATTTCAATTCCTTAAAACGGACTGGGCTTGTATTTACTCAAAAATATTGGATTAA